Proteins from one Chroococcidiopsis sp. CCMEE 29 genomic window:
- a CDS encoding S8 family peptidase yields the protein MRRLLLLVLFVIGLAFALSNFKGLANQGKFESIVLNFREDIPAAQISSQVGAIAQQYNVAPRLNSEFSASDNLYIFEGDRSTLKSLKKSNLAKSTEFIEPNYIYRAFEVPNDPDYSKQWNLRSINVESAWDETKGSGVTVAVIDTGISRVPDLQKTKFVKGYDFVNDRVEVEDDSGHGTHVAGTVAQSTNNGYGVAGVAYEASLMPLKVLDGYGGGTVADIAEAIKFAADNGADVINMSLGGGGDSQLMHEAIKYAHHKGVAIVAAAGNANQNAAAYPARYPQVISVAALDASGEKAPYSNFGAGVDISAPGGSEAGKILQNTIDPETGEAVFAGFQGTSMAAPHVAGVAALVKALGVQEPDQVFSVLQKSSRVIQDDALNYFGAGQLDAAGAVKLAMQGQLSFRDFFRWLRENGYLSLRFWIDGGAVALLPKVAMVLGSYLLAWFLRNYFPFSWSWSLSSGLIAGSSGLFFLRGFYIFDLPQWPFRVLGSSIPELGNAIQGNNVLNPLFASVLIPFVLIALLLGHPSWKWFAVGSALGVASCLLVSAVVTPDIWWLGEGAIARFFLIGNALLCYGIAWLAMKGETQPA from the coding sequence ATGAGAAGGCTTTTATTACTGGTTTTGTTTGTTATTGGGCTAGCCTTTGCCTTATCTAACTTTAAGGGGCTAGCCAATCAGGGCAAGTTTGAGTCAATTGTGCTGAACTTCCGGGAAGATATTCCCGCTGCCCAGATTTCGTCTCAAGTGGGTGCGATCGCTCAGCAGTATAACGTTGCACCCCGACTAAACAGTGAATTTTCCGCGTCAGATAATCTATATATTTTTGAGGGCGATCGCAGTACACTCAAGAGTCTCAAAAAGTCCAATTTAGCCAAATCCACAGAATTTATTGAGCCAAATTACATCTACCGTGCTTTTGAAGTTCCCAACGACCCCGACTACAGCAAGCAGTGGAATCTGCGTAGTATCAACGTCGAATCGGCATGGGATGAAACCAAAGGCAGTGGTGTAACAGTTGCCGTAATTGACACTGGCATTAGTCGTGTCCCGGACTTGCAAAAGACCAAATTTGTTAAAGGCTATGACTTCGTTAATGACCGAGTAGAAGTTGAAGACGACAGTGGGCATGGCACCCATGTGGCTGGTACAGTCGCCCAATCCACTAATAATGGCTATGGCGTTGCTGGTGTTGCCTACGAAGCCAGTCTGATGCCTTTGAAAGTGCTAGATGGATATGGTGGTGGCACGGTGGCTGATATTGCTGAAGCTATTAAGTTTGCCGCTGACAATGGTGCAGATGTGATTAATATGAGCTTGGGCGGTGGCGGTGACAGCCAGCTAATGCACGAAGCGATTAAATATGCCCATCACAAAGGCGTTGCGATCGTGGCAGCAGCAGGAAATGCCAATCAGAATGCTGCTGCTTACCCAGCCCGCTATCCCCAAGTAATCAGCGTTGCCGCCCTCGATGCATCGGGAGAAAAAGCGCCTTACTCCAACTTTGGTGCTGGGGTGGATATCTCCGCGCCCGGCGGTAGTGAGGCTGGTAAAATTCTGCAAAATACGATTGACCCTGAAACTGGCGAAGCAGTATTTGCTGGCTTCCAAGGTACCAGCATGGCAGCGCCCCATGTGGCTGGTGTCGCCGCTTTAGTGAAAGCATTAGGTGTACAAGAACCAGATCAAGTCTTTAGCGTTCTCCAGAAGTCTTCACGGGTGATTCAGGATGATGCGCTCAACTACTTTGGTGCTGGGCAGTTGGATGCAGCAGGGGCAGTCAAACTGGCAATGCAGGGGCAACTTAGTTTCCGCGATTTCTTCCGCTGGTTACGGGAGAATGGCTATCTGAGTCTGCGCTTTTGGATTGATGGGGGTGCAGTTGCACTGTTGCCTAAGGTGGCGATGGTACTGGGTTCCTATCTGCTGGCGTGGTTTCTGCGGAATTACTTCCCATTCAGCTGGAGTTGGTCTTTATCCAGTGGACTGATTGCTGGTAGTTCTGGGCTATTTTTCCTGCGCGGCTTTTATATCTTTGACCTTCCCCAGTGGCCTTTCCGCGTTTTGGGCAGTTCGATTCCTGAACTCGGTAACGCGATTCAGGGCAATAATGTGTTGAATCCATTGTTTGCCAGTGTGTTGATTCCCTTCGTGTTAATCGCTTTGTTGCTGGGACACCCCAGCTGGAAATGGTTTGCGGTCGGTTCAGCATTGGGTGTAGCCAGTTGTTTGCTAGTCAGTGCGGTGGTTACACCTGATATCTGGTGGCTGGGAGAGGGTGCGATCGCGCGGTTCTTCCTGATTGGCAACGCCTTACTATGTTATGGCATCGCTTGGTTAGCGATGAAAGGAGAGACACAACCAGCATGA
- a CDS encoding thioredoxin family protein, whose product MDRAVIKFSSEDCGICHKMSFYDQKVSEELGLKFVDVKMQDTATYRKYRKILLSQYPDKAEMGWPTYLICDSPEGEFEILGEVKGGHPKGEFRSRLQDVLNSAAASQN is encoded by the coding sequence ATGGATCGAGCTGTAATTAAGTTTTCTTCAGAAGATTGCGGTATCTGCCATAAGATGTCTTTTTACGACCAGAAGGTGAGCGAGGAACTGGGTTTAAAATTTGTTGATGTCAAAATGCAGGACACCGCTACTTACCGGAAGTATCGCAAGATTCTTTTGAGCCAGTATCCTGATAAAGCAGAAATGGGATGGCCCACCTACCTGATCTGTGACTCTCCAGAAGGAGAATTTGAGATTTTGGGCGAGGTGAAAGGGGGTCATCCCAAGGGAGAGTTTAGAAGTCGGCTGCAAGATGTGCTAAATTCAGCTGCTGCTAGTCAGAACTAA
- a CDS encoding HAD family hydrolase, which translates to MALQGVILDVDGTLVLSNDAHAQAWVDAFAAFGYEVPFEQVRPLIGMGGDQVIPQMVPGLTDEEGDGKAISERRKELIINHYGPKLEPANGSRQLILKMKDAGLKLIIASSATSQELEVLLKAAQVDDLLDEATTSSDAEASKPAPDIVEVALSKLQIEPNQVLMLGDTPYDIKSAAAAGVGVIAVRCGGFDDAQLAGAIAIYDDPADLLAHYADSPPNKTR; encoded by the coding sequence ATGGCTTTGCAAGGAGTGATTCTAGATGTCGATGGTACACTTGTTTTAAGCAACGATGCCCATGCTCAAGCCTGGGTTGATGCCTTTGCCGCATTTGGTTATGAGGTACCATTCGAGCAAGTTCGACCACTGATTGGCATGGGTGGCGATCAAGTCATACCCCAGATGGTTCCAGGACTCACCGATGAGGAAGGCGATGGCAAAGCTATTTCTGAGCGGCGCAAAGAACTGATTATCAACCACTATGGACCAAAGTTAGAGCCAGCTAATGGCTCGCGGCAATTAATCCTGAAGATGAAGGATGCTGGATTAAAGCTGATCATTGCTAGCTCAGCTACAAGCCAAGAATTGGAAGTATTGCTTAAAGCTGCCCAAGTTGACGACTTGCTTGATGAAGCGACTACATCGAGCGATGCTGAGGCTTCCAAACCTGCACCAGATATTGTGGAAGTAGCGTTAAGTAAATTACAGATAGAACCCAATCAGGTTTTGATGCTCGGTGATACGCCCTACGATATCAAATCTGCGGCAGCGGCTGGAGTCGGTGTGATTGCGGTGCGCTGTGGCGGCTTTGACGATGCTCAGCTAGCCGGAGCTATAGCAATTTATGACGATCCTGCTGATTTGTTAGCGCACTACGCCGATTCTCCACCTAACAAAACTAGATAA
- a CDS encoding PAS domain S-box protein, producing the protein MNLIGSLARKRSQWWRYGFAVLTVAIALLVKLLLQAVIHNESPFLLFFAAVLVSARYGGMGAGLLATILSALVSDFFFLYPVYSFITPDWGQTLRLLLFVGEGIAISEVVVSLNSAKRRAELRRLEALQHQETLHQSEERFRLLVEGVKDYAIFMLDPKGYIVSWNTGAERIKGYQANEIINQHFSRFYTLEDIQSDKPNRELQVAAAEGRIEDEGWRVRKDGSHFWASVVITALQDETGLKGFSKVVRNINERKQAEEELRQNEEFLRRLVASSVDCIKVLDLDGHLLFMSAGGQLVLEIDDFTPYRNSWWVQFWQQGDREAVCSALATARQGGIGKFQGYCPTAKGKPKWWEVVITPIMDAEGKPEKLLSVSHDITARKRTEEALQASLKDLADIKFALDQSCIVAITDHQGKITYVNDKFCDISKYSQAELLGQNHRIINSGYHPQEFFQQMWAMIASGQVWQGEIKNRAKDGTFYWVDTTIVPFLNAEGKPYQYVAIRSDVTERKRAEEQIKVSLKEKEVLLKEIHHRVKNNLQIISSLLNLQAGYIEDEKTLEIFKAGENRVASMAMIHEQLYLSEDLAWIDFAEYIENLAANLLNSYNVDSEAIALKINVDKVSLELDAAIPCGLIINELI; encoded by the coding sequence ATGAACTTGATCGGCAGCTTGGCTAGGAAACGTTCTCAATGGTGGCGCTACGGTTTTGCTGTATTGACTGTAGCGATCGCGCTGCTGGTGAAGCTGCTGCTACAGGCTGTGATCCACAATGAGAGCCCTTTTCTGCTGTTTTTTGCTGCCGTGCTAGTCAGTGCCCGGTATGGTGGCATGGGAGCAGGTTTGCTGGCTACCATTTTGTCCGCTTTAGTCAGTGATTTCTTCTTTCTATATCCCGTTTATTCGTTTATCACCCCCGACTGGGGGCAAACCTTACGGCTGTTGTTGTTCGTGGGAGAAGGGATAGCCATCAGTGAGGTAGTAGTGTCCCTTAATTCTGCTAAGCGGCGAGCTGAACTGAGGAGGCTAGAGGCTTTGCAACATCAGGAAACCTTACACCAAAGTGAAGAGCGCTTCCGCTTATTGGTTGAGGGTGTGAAAGACTACGCAATCTTCATGCTAGATCCCAAGGGATACATTGTCAGTTGGAATACTGGAGCAGAAAGAATTAAGGGTTATCAAGCCAATGAGATTATTAATCAACATTTCTCCCGCTTTTATACCCTTGAAGATATTCAAAGTGACAAACCGAATCGAGAATTACAGGTAGCAGCAGCAGAAGGTCGAATTGAGGACGAAGGTTGGCGGGTGCGTAAGGACGGCTCACACTTCTGGGCGAGTGTTGTGATTACAGCATTACAAGATGAAACCGGACTCAAAGGTTTCTCGAAAGTGGTGCGTAACATCAATGAGCGCAAACAGGCAGAAGAGGAGTTGCGGCAGAACGAGGAGTTCCTACGACGGTTAGTCGCAAGTAGCGTAGATTGTATCAAGGTGCTGGATTTAGACGGACACTTGTTGTTCATGAGCGCGGGAGGGCAGTTAGTCCTGGAAATTGATGATTTCACACCCTACCGGAACTCGTGGTGGGTGCAATTTTGGCAGCAAGGCGATAGAGAAGCAGTTTGCTCTGCCCTAGCGACGGCGCGGCAGGGAGGCATCGGCAAGTTCCAGGGGTATTGCCCAACAGCAAAGGGGAAGCCGAAGTGGTGGGAGGTCGTGATTACGCCTATTATGGACGCCGAGGGCAAACCGGAAAAACTTCTATCGGTTTCTCATGATATCACTGCTCGCAAGCGTACAGAGGAGGCGCTACAAGCATCACTAAAAGATCTGGCGGACATCAAGTTTGCCTTAGATCAATCTTGTATTGTGGCAATCACTGACCACCAAGGAAAGATTACCTACGTCAACGATAAGTTTTGCGATATCTCCAAATATTCTCAAGCCGAACTGCTGGGACAAAACCACCGCATCATCAATTCCGGTTACCACCCGCAGGAATTCTTTCAACAAATGTGGGCGATGATCGCCAGTGGGCAAGTCTGGCAAGGCGAAATTAAAAACCGAGCCAAGGACGGAACTTTTTACTGGGTGGATACAACGATCGTACCATTCTTAAATGCTGAGGGAAAACCCTACCAGTATGTGGCAATTCGTAGTGACGTCACCGAGCGCAAACGAGCAGAGGAGCAGATCAAAGTATCGCTCAAAGAAAAAGAAGTGCTATTAAAAGAAATTCACCACCGGGTGAAAAACAATTTGCAAATTATTTCCAGTCTACTTAATCTGCAGGCAGGATACATTGAGGATGAAAAAACGCTTGAGATCTTTAAAGCAGGAGAGAACCGGGTTGCCTCAATGGCTATGATCCATGAACAACTCTATCTATCGGAAGATTTGGCGTGGATTGATTTTGCTGAATATATCGAAAATTTAGCAGCTAATTTACTCAATTCATACAACGTTGATTCAGAGGCGATCGCGCTAAAGATAAATGTTGATAAAGTCAGCCTCGAACTTGATGCTGCAATTCCTTGTGGCTTAATTATCAATGAGCTGATTTAA
- a CDS encoding response regulator has protein sequence MNDASILVVEDESLVAKDIQNRLRKFGYNVPAIATSGEEAIKKALEISPDLVLMDIRLKGKMDGVEAAQAIHANLNIPIIYLTANADDSTLERAKVTGPYGYLLKPFKEKELKTTIEITLNKYRMEKQLKQSEQWLTTVLKSIGDAVITSDRTGAVTFMNPIAEVLTGWKQEDAFGAAVTTVFNITHEQTRTLIESPITQALQQGVTVTLPERTILIARNGVEIPIDDSVAPIKDQQGNVMGAVLVFRDVTERKRAEEARQKQIEQEQLVAQLEKVNQLKDDFLSTISHELRTPISNMKMAIQMLKSAPSVERGQLYLDILQSECAREIELINSLLDLQRLETASYLTVLVEAVSLQDCLPSIIEPFRARAQEREQILQINLSPDLPQLNSERASLERILAELLNNACKYTRAGGEIILSVRHKSSLPAPYQPGSDTVTIFAVSNQAEIPAVELPRIFEKFYRVSGTDRWKQGGTGLGLALVKKLVEYLQGTIQVESNKGWTTFTVELPDLAIAPEQQI, from the coding sequence ATGAATGACGCAAGCATACTAGTAGTTGAAGACGAAAGTCTCGTTGCTAAAGATATACAAAACAGGCTTAGAAAGTTTGGCTATAATGTACCTGCAATCGCAACTTCTGGAGAAGAAGCAATTAAGAAGGCATTAGAAATTTCTCCAGATTTAGTGCTAATGGATATTCGATTAAAAGGAAAGATGGACGGCGTAGAAGCCGCCCAAGCAATACATGCCAATTTAAATATTCCGATCATCTATCTGACTGCTAATGCAGATGACAGCACATTAGAGCGAGCAAAAGTAACAGGACCCTATGGTTACCTACTTAAACCTTTTAAAGAAAAAGAATTAAAAACTACCATTGAAATCACTCTGAATAAATACAGAATGGAGAAACAATTAAAACAGAGTGAGCAGTGGTTGACTACCGTACTTAAAAGTATTGGTGATGCTGTGATTACCAGCGATCGCACTGGAGCGGTAACTTTCATGAATCCTATTGCCGAGGTGTTGACAGGCTGGAAACAGGAAGACGCTTTTGGTGCAGCTGTAACAACAGTATTCAATATTACCCACGAACAAACTCGTACCTTAATTGAGAGTCCCATAACGCAAGCGCTTCAGCAGGGAGTTACGGTCACCTTGCCAGAACGGACGATCCTTATTGCTAGAAATGGTGTAGAAATACCAATTGATGATAGCGTTGCACCCATTAAAGATCAGCAAGGAAATGTCATGGGTGCGGTTTTAGTCTTTCGAGACGTTACCGAGCGCAAGCGAGCAGAAGAGGCACGCCAAAAGCAAATTGAGCAGGAGCAGTTAGTGGCGCAGCTGGAAAAGGTTAATCAGCTCAAAGACGATTTCTTGAGCACCATTTCCCATGAATTGCGAACTCCCATATCTAATATGAAAATGGCAATCCAAATGCTGAAATCTGCTCCCAGTGTTGAGCGAGGCCAGCTCTATTTAGATATCTTGCAATCTGAGTGCGCCCGTGAAATTGAGCTGATTAATAGCTTGCTAGACTTGCAGCGGCTAGAAACTGCATCTTATCTCACTGTGCTCGTCGAGGCTGTGAGCCTACAAGATTGTTTGCCTAGTATCATAGAACCGTTTCGAGCCCGTGCTCAGGAACGCGAACAAATTCTACAGATTAATCTTTCCCCCGATCTGCCTCAACTCAACTCAGAGCGTGCCAGCCTGGAACGAATCCTAGCAGAACTCCTAAATAATGCCTGCAAATACACTCGCGCTGGTGGTGAGATTATCTTGAGTGTTCGCCACAAATCCTCATTACCCGCGCCTTATCAACCTGGCTCAGATACAGTAACTATTTTTGCTGTCAGCAATCAAGCAGAAATTCCGGCAGTAGAGTTGCCACGGATCTTTGAAAAGTTTTATCGCGTTTCTGGTACCGATCGCTGGAAACAAGG